TAAATCTATCCAACATACTGAACGGAACATAATTTGCAAAGGCAAGAGCCCCAATGACTAATAATGGTGCTGCCTCACCAATTGCTCTCGATACCGCTAACGTACATCCCGTTACAATCCCTGGTAAAGCTACTGGCAATACAATGTGATACATCGTTTGCCACTTCGTAGCACCTAATCCGTAAGAAGCCTCTAGTAATGAGCTCGGCACAGTTCGAATCGCTTCTTGACTAGCTACAACAACAGTTGGTAAGACGAGTAAACTCATCGTCAGTGCCGCTGCAATTATACTCTCTCCTAAATGGAGAGCGTATACGAAAATAGTTAACCCGAGTAAACCAAACACAACGGAAGGTACCCCTGCTAATGTTTGATTATTTAATTCAATTAACTTTTTAAAAATGGACTCCTTCGCATAATGCTCTAAATAAAGAGCTGTTCCGACTCCAAATATAAAAGAGACCGGTATAACAATGCTCATAAATAGTATTGTTCCTGACAAAGCAGCAACAATCCCAGCTTCTCTCGGATTACGTGAGGCGAAGTTTGTAAAGAAATCTATTGAAAGATAACTTATACCTTTTTCAAAAATTTGAAAAAGCAATATAAAAAGTATTACTACCGAAAACAAAATTGCTATATAAAACAAACACTTGTAAATCCGATCCTTTAAAAAACGCGATGCCATATTTTCTTGTATTTTTTTATGGTTTAACATTCGCATATTATGTCACCCTCCTAAAACGGCGCATAATATATTGCGAAATGATATTCATAATAAAAGTAAACATAAATAACGTTGCACCTACAGCATACATGCTGTAATAAGTAATCGTTCCGTGCGGAGCATCACCTAAACTCACTTGTACAATATAGGCTGTTAATGTTTGAATAGAATGAGTCGGATCTATCGATACATTAGGTGTTGATCCAGCTGCAATAACAACAATCATCGTTTCACCAATCGCCCTGGAAGCTGCTAATATAATCGCTGCCATTATGCCCGTAAAAGCCGATGGAAACACCACTTGTTTTACCATCTCAAAACGAGTCGCTCCTAGCGCTAATGAGGCTTCTTTAATTCCTTTTTCTACAGCTCTCATCGCATCTTCAGAGAGAGAAGCAATCGTCGGGATCATCATGAACCCTATAACAATACCCGGACTAATAGCATTAAAAAACTGCAAATCTGGTATAACGCGTTGTAAAAGTGGCGTGACAACTGTTAACGCGAAAAAACCATATACAATTGTCGGGATGCCTGCTAGTAGCTCTAACAACGGTTTTAATATTTTCCGAGCGCCATTCGAAGCGTATTCGCTTAAAAACACGGCACAACCTAAACCAATAGGAATTGCTACGAACATGGCAATTGCTGTTACAAGGATTGTTCCACATATAAGTGGTAATATACCGAATTTCGGATCTTCAAAAAAAGGTAACCATTCTTTCTCTGTCAAAAAAGAATACAATGATATCTTTTGAAAAAACATGATTGTTTCATTTGCCAACGTAATAATAATTCCAAGTGTCGTTACAATGGACACGCTAGCAATGACTTTTAGTATTAACGGAACAATTCGATTGATTCGCTGCGTTTTTTTTCTTCTATTTGTATTTCTCTCAATCAAATGTTGTACAGAAAATGTAATTTGACTTTTGTCATTATGAGCCAAAGATGAAAACCCCTTTCCACCCTGACATTACCTTTTTATTTCTGTTAACATTCGCAGCTGTTCATTATATTTTTCTTTTGGTAATTTTACATATCCGACCTCTTCAGCAAGGCTTCCAACATGCTTAATCATAAACTCAACATAATTTGCTACATTAATTTTATTTCTGATAGATGCATGATTCACATACGTAAATAGCGGCCTAGATAATGGCTTATACGTACCCGATTGAATGGTCTCTTTCGTTGGAAATACACCATCCACCTGTATTGCTTTTACCTTATCTCGATTGGCCATATAATAAGCATATCCTACAAAAGCAATGGCATTTTTATCATTCATTACCCCTTGCATAATAACTTGATCGTCTTCAGACAAAGAAACCGTTTTTACAAGGCGATTATTTTGTAAGACAACATTTTGGAAATAATCATAAGTACCAGAGTCTACACCTGGCGCATAAAATTTAACTTGTTCACGTGGCCATGATGAATGAATTTGTGACCATCGTTTCAATCTTCCATTTTCACTCCATAATAGACGTAACTCATCTATCGTCATATTGTTTATCCACGTATTTTGACGATTCACAACAATCGTTAGACCATCATAAGCAACCTCAAATGGTGTAAATTGAATGGAGTTTTTCTGCATTGCATTTTCTTCTACCGGTTTCATCAATCTCGAAGCATTGTTT
This Bacillus mycoides DNA region includes the following protein-coding sequences:
- the pstC gene encoding phosphate ABC transporter permease subunit PstC; amino-acid sequence: MAHNDKSQITFSVQHLIERNTNRRKKTQRINRIVPLILKVIASVSIVTTLGIIITLANETIMFFQKISLYSFLTEKEWLPFFEDPKFGILPLICGTILVTAIAMFVAIPIGLGCAVFLSEYASNGARKILKPLLELLAGIPTIVYGFFALTVVTPLLQRVIPDLQFFNAISPGIVIGFMMIPTIASLSEDAMRAVEKGIKEASLALGATRFEMVKQVVFPSAFTGIMAAIILAASRAIGETMIVVIAAGSTPNVSIDPTHSIQTLTAYIVQVSLGDAPHGTITYYSMYAVGATLFMFTFIMNIISQYIMRRFRRVT
- the pstA gene encoding phosphate ABC transporter permease PstA encodes the protein MRMLNHKKIQENMASRFLKDRIYKCLFYIAILFSVVILFILLFQIFEKGISYLSIDFFTNFASRNPREAGIVAALSGTILFMSIVIPVSFIFGVGTALYLEHYAKESIFKKLIELNNQTLAGVPSVVFGLLGLTIFVYALHLGESIIAAALTMSLLVLPTVVVASQEAIRTVPSSLLEASYGLGATKWQTMYHIVLPVALPGIVTGCTLAVSRAIGEAAPLLVIGALAFANYVPFSMLDRFTVLPIQIFNWMSRPQEEFQHVAAAGMIVLLGLLLFINIFVLWLRNRK
- a CDS encoding PstS family phosphate ABC transporter substrate-binding protein gives rise to the protein MKWMSASIKVWTLSTCFLCFNMSTAFATNEMGEVRVDGSSTVFPIIEAVAEEYTKAHPNVKISISISGTGGGFNRFSKGEVDINNASRLMKPVEENAMQKNSIQFTPFEVAYDGLTIVVNRQNTWINNMTIDELRLLWSENGRLKRWSQIHSSWPREQVKFYAPGVDSGTYDYFQNVVLQNNRLVKTVSLSEDDQVIMQGVMNDKNAIAFVGYAYYMANRDKVKAIQVDGVFPTKETIQSGTYKPLSRPLFTYVNHASIRNKINVANYVEFMIKHVGSLAEEVGYVKLPKEKYNEQLRMLTEIKR